CGCCGTCCTCCGAGGAGCGGCAAGCCCATTCCGTCTCCCCAAGGACGCGATCGTGTTGGCGACCCTGGTCATCACCTGCGCGATCGCGGTCTGGGCTGCATCGCGGCGCAGAACCATAACCCTCCCGACAGGGCGGATCGCGGGCATTTTCGCGGCTCTCCCGATCCTGCAAGCGATTTCCGCCTTGTGGAGCGCGAGCCCACTGAGGGCCCTTGAATCTGCAGCGTTCACGGCGATTTGGGTCGTTGGACTGTTCTGGGCTACAACGATTGGGTCCGATGGGAGAAGCAAGCTCGCGATGGTCGCCGCCAGCGGCGTCATCGTCTCCGCGGCTGTCATGATGCTCCAGATCGGTGGCGTCCACGTGTTTCGGCTCGCAGGAGAGTCGGCGAAAGGCAGGGTAAGCAACACGGGACTCACCGGAAACCCGTCGGATCTCGCCATGGCCGCTGTCCTCCTCCTGCCCCTCATTCTCGCCGGATGGGAGAAGCCGTCACGTTCGTGGCTTCGGGCTGCCTTCGCGTTGATTCTTGCGATGGCGACGCTGCTCACCAGGAGCCTGTCAGGAATCGCGGCTCTGGTTCTTCTGGTCTTTGTGTGGCTGTACCAACAGAGGTCGAAACGGTTGTGGATCTCGGCGACCGCCATCCTCACCGCCCTGCTGATCCTGGCACTTGCGACCGGCCTCGGCAGTCGTATCACCGAGGTTGTCTATCAAATCAGAACAGGCAAGTGGTACGAGCTCTTTTCAGCCCGTGGAGACGGCTGGACTGCCGCCGCCGAAATGGTGCGAGCACGTCCGCTCACAGGCGTCGGCGCAGCCAACTACGACCACCTCTACTATCCGAGCCGTCTGAGCTGGTTCGACCGCCACGGGGGGGTCGGCAAACGCGGGCAACTCGCTTCCCACTTCAGCTGGGCTCACAGCGACCCGCTGCAGCTCACAGCGGAACTCGGTGTGGTTGGTCTGATCTGGCTTCTTTTCCTGGCGGCCGTCCTGGTCAAACAGCGCGAACGGGCGGGTCCGGCGCTCGCTTTGGGAGCGGCCGCCCTTACTCCGCTCGCCCTCCTGCACTATCCGACGCACCTTGCGGTCGGTCTCGTACCCATCGCCCTCATTTCAGCAGAAGTCGTTGCCTCGATTGGGGCCGTACGGACGGTGGAGTGGCGGACGGGACGCATGCCGGCGGTAGCTGCGCTGAGTATCGTCGCGCTGGTAGTCTCAGGATGGCAAATCCAACGGGTGGCCGCTGATGTTTGGAAGGGAAGCCTCGAGTCCATCTTGGAGGCTTCCCGAACCGCTCCCTTGAACATTCGGACCCAGCGGTCTGCTGCAGTCGAGGCGTCCATTCTCGGGCGGATAGACCGCATGCCCCGCAACGCCCCCGAACTCTGGCGGACTGTCGGGCGGGCCAGGTACATGAGGAGCGACTACGCAGGTTCCGAAACAGCCTTTCGTGAAGCGTTCAAGGGTTGGCCGCACGAGGATGCGGATTTTTATCTCGGCCTTTCGCTCGTCGCCCAGGGACGGCGCAACGAGGGTATTCAACACCTCGCCCGCGTGTGCCGCACCAATCCGACGCTTGTCCGATTGATCCGAGATCGTGACCTGCGCCGCTCTGTGGAAGACGTACTCGAAGCCTATCGCGCACAGTGAGGAGTTTTCGTCCAATCCGAACGGGATCGGGAGTCAGGAGATCTGGGGAGGCAAATTCGAAATCCGAAATCCGAAACGTGCGGGCGGGCGGATGAACGAAGCCCCCCGGACAAGGGTACCGAGGGGCCAGCGGAAGGAAGGAGGAGCTTCCGCACTCGTTCTCTCATTTGCTGACAAGAATACTGAGGTTACGCGATGCTCACCTCGATTTCTGTGCTGCAATCCGATTTCGCTCGCATTGATCCTGGCTGACGAAGCTGTTCGGCCACTCGAATCGGCAGGCGTTGCGAATCATGTTGAATGACTCGACATCGAGCCCGGCGCCCGGTCCTGTCCGACCGCGCATTGCGTCCAATGCGGCCCGCTCCCGCGCAACGCAGTCGCC
The sequence above is drawn from the Acidobacteriota bacterium genome and encodes:
- a CDS encoding O-antigen ligase family protein yields the protein MAREKTPAPKPSHWPIKVAAIGFFLAEIAVLRGAASPFRLPKDAIVLATLVITCAIAVWAASRRRTITLPTGRIAGIFAALPILQAISALWSASPLRALESAAFTAIWVVGLFWATTIGSDGRSKLAMVAASGVIVSAAVMMLQIGGVHVFRLAGESAKGRVSNTGLTGNPSDLAMAAVLLLPLILAGWEKPSRSWLRAAFALILAMATLLTRSLSGIAALVLLVFVWLYQQRSKRLWISATAILTALLILALATGLGSRITEVVYQIRTGKWYELFSARGDGWTAAAEMVRARPLTGVGAANYDHLYYPSRLSWFDRHGGVGKRGQLASHFSWAHSDPLQLTAELGVVGLIWLLFLAAVLVKQRERAGPALALGAAALTPLALLHYPTHLAVGLVPIALISAEVVASIGAVRTVEWRTGRMPAVAALSIVALVVSGWQIQRVAADVWKGSLESILEASRTAPLNIRTQRSAAVEASILGRIDRMPRNAPELWRTVGRARYMRSDYAGSETAFREAFKGWPHEDADFYLGLSLVAQGRRNEGIQHLARVCRTNPTLVRLIRDRDLRRSVEDVLEAYRAQ